Part of the Synechococcus sp. HK01-R genome is shown below.
GCTTCTCCGTTTGCACGTCGAGAGCACTGGTGGCCTCATCCAAGATCAACAGCCGCGGACGTTTCAGCACCATCCTTGCAATGGCGATGCGCTGGCGTTGCCCACCGCTCAATCCAGCACCCCGTTCACCCACCGAACTGCTGTAGCCAGCAGGCATGGCCTGGATGAAGTCATGGGCGCAAGCCACCTGGGCAGCGCGGCAAATGTCTTCAAAGGAAGAATCAGGGCGGGTTAGCGCCAAATTAGCTAACACCGATCCGTCAAATAGGAGACTATCCTGAGGGACCACACCGATCTGGGCGCGCAGGGAATACAGATCAACCTTGCTGATGTCGTAGCCATCAATGCGAATGGTGCCATCAATCGGGTCATATAGCCGCGTGAGCAGCTTCAGCAGGGTGCTCTTACCGCTACCGCTAGTGCCCACAATCCCGACAAAGGAACCAGCCGGGATCTCGAAATTCACATTCAGTAATTGCAGCGGTCCCTGATTGCCGAAACGGAAATTGACTGACTCGTAACGGATATTGCCGTGAACCGGAGGAAGAGGCGGTAACTGCTCGCCGGCTATCTCGATCTCTTCTGGGTGGTCGACGATGTCGGACAGACGCTCCAGCGAAAGAGAGGTTTCCTGGAAGCTCTGCCAAAGGGTGGCCAGCCGCAGCAGCGGGCTCGTGACGTATCCAGCCAAAATGCGGAAGGCAATCAGCTGACCGAGGGTGAGCTCGCCTTTGAGCACCAGGGAAGCGCCAATCCAAAGCACCAAGAGACCCGAAAGCTGCTCAAGAAACTTGCTCGCGGAACCAGCCGCCGTGCTGGTCAGAGTGTTGCGGAAACCAGCCTGAATTTGGCCTCCGTAAAGCTGTTGCCAACGCCAGCGACTGTGCAGCTCCATCCCTTGGCCCTTGACCGTTTCCATGCCGCTGAGGGTTTCCACCAAATGGCTCTGAACGCGGGCATTCGCTTCAGCCTGTGCACGCAGCTGCGCTCGAATAATCGGCGCTGCAGCTGCCGTGAGGGCAACGAAGAAGGGAACCACCGCCAGTGCCCAAAACGTGAGGCTGATGCTGTAGAGCATCATCACGGCGATGTAGATGATCGCGAACAGCGCGTCAAGCATCACCGTGAGGGCGGTACCTGTGAGGAAGCGGCGGATTTTCTCGAGCTCATTGATACGGCTGCTCACCTCACCAACGGGCCGGCGAGCGAAATAGCCCAAGGGGAGGCGCAATAGGTGATCGATAATCGTGGCACCTAAGGTGATATCAATGCGATTGGTGGTGTCGGAAAAGAGATAGGTGCGAAGGGCTCCGAGGACTGCTTGAGCCACCGCCATCCCAACAAGCAATGTACCAAGCACATTCAGGCTACTGAGATTGCCCTGGGTGATCACCGCATCAATGATCTGCTGAATCAACAGTGGATTAAGCAACGCAAACAACTGCACAAAGAAACTGGCAATCAACACCAGAATCAAAATGTTGCGGTGCTGCATAAGGGCCGGGAGAAACCAGCCCAGGCCGAATCGCGCCGTCGGTGAGGACGCGCTTCGTTCCAGCGTCAACACCTGAAGCTTGCCCTGATCACCAAAGCCAATCAGGCTCTCGAGCCCACGGCGCTCTTGAACCGCGCAAGGATCACTGCAGAGCGCATCCTCGACATCCACCTGCCAGATCACAAGCGGATGTCCCTCCTGCATCACCACCACCGGTGTTGGCAAACGTTGCAGCTGGGATTCGCTGACCTCGAGAATGGATGCCCGCAACCCCATCAGTTCGCTCACAGCGGCCAGCTGCAAAAGACCAATTCCTGCCTCTCCCTCCCGTTGCAATTGATCCGCAAGAATCCGCCGCAACACGTCCTTCCGGAAGGGCAGGTCAAAAAAGCGGGCCAACATCCGCAGGCAGGCCATCGGTTCATCGATCGGCCCCTGCCCCGTCACATGGGGAAAGCTGCCGTCGTCGCTGAGGCGTCCATACCAATCTTCGAGGGCATCGGTTTGCGCAGGCACAAGTGCACCTGGGCTTTCCAGCCACTCCGGCTCGAGCACTTCGTCATCGGGAAGCGAATCGCCACCCACCACCATGACCGCTGGCATGCGGGTTGGCGGCCAGCCGGTTGGCTGAGCAACCAGGCGCCCCGGCAACTTGCCACGCACAAACAACTCAAGTGGACCCGAGATCTCCGCTCCGGGTTCCAGGCCCTCAAAATTGGTGGAGCTCACCAACCAGGTGCCGGCATCGATTCCCAGGCTGTGGCTGCCGGGCGCTAGAAGCTGCACCTGCTGCTCACTGCGAGAGTCGTGCAGTTGATTCGAGGCCCAGTCGCGCAGGCTTTGGCGGAGCGGCAGGTTGGCGCAACCACTGGCAGCGATCACGGCATAGAGCTCTTCGAGGCTGGGTGACGCCAGAGCCGGGCAGGGCTGGGGCAAAGCCTCGCAGGCACCCAAGAACGCTCCCGCAGGCATGAGCCACAACTTTGTAGGCAAGGCAGCTTGCAGGGCAAAACCCGTTTCGCCGCGGAGCAACGCACGCTCACCCACCATGCCAGTGGGCCCAACCCGCTGCAACGTAAACGGTTCCCCGTGTTCGTCCCTGGCCAACAATCTCAGCTGGCCCTTCACCACAAGAGCCACCCCTGGTGGCAAGTTGCCATGGTCGTAGAGCTTTTGCCCAGGCCTGAGCTTCAGCGGCCGGAGCGCCTCGGCCAGCTCAGCTTGATGCTTTGGAGGGAGCTCATTAAAGGGGGGCCAGTCGGCGACAACTCCCAAGGCAATAACAAGGTCCACAGGCTTAGTGAAACCCCTTGCAAATGAGCGAAGCGATGCTCAAGGACGTCCTAGATTAATGGTAGTGATTTTGCTGAACAACACCGGCAAAGGCAAGCCCTGTCCCCAGATCCAGCAATGATGTCGATTGCTAACAAAGGCTGTGGACCTGGCTCTGCGGTGGCTGCCGCAGGCGTTCTCGCAGGTAGAGATCCCCCTCATCCAGCAAGAGCCTCTCCTGCAACGGAGAATCGAGTGTGGCCGCTTGGAGGATTTCGAGGCGCACCACAACCCACCAGCCCTCTAGTTGCTTTGGAGGCCAGATCTGCCCAGGTCGACTCACCTGCAGCAGTTTTGCCAGAGCAGGGTGCAGCTGGCTGAGCGGCACAGGTCCCAACACCCCGCCACTGAGCTTCTCCGGGCCGCCAGAGAACTGAGAGGCTAGCTTCGAGAAGCTGGCCTCTCCCTCCTTGATCTGGAGATGTAGTTCGGAAGCCAGTTCGCCATCCAGGAGGCGAAGCATGGAGTAAGTCACTCGATCAAACTCAGACTTGCGCTTCAGAAAAATCGTTTGCAGATCGGCACCCCAGCGCTCACGGCACCACTTCAACCACTGCCAGGAGCGCGCCGCCATGAGATCCAGATCACTATCCACCAGGCCGTAGCGGTCCAACCAGGCCTGGCGCGGCTCCAGCTCTTTCAACCCCAACTGACGCTCCAGGTTCTGGCGTAGCAGCAGCAGCCGCTCAGGCTCTGGCAAAGGGCAATCCCGCAGCAGCTCATCGATGCAGCGCTCACGTTCTACCTGCTCCAGAAGACCCCATCGGGCCAGCTCCCCTCCACTTACATCGCCCATCGGCGGATTCCCTCCCCACAGCAGCAGAGAAGCTGCCTCAGCACCCAACAATATTGGAGTTTACGCCGAATCGCCGGCAAGAATCGATCAGATCTTGAGGGCGATCACACCATCTGAAGCTGCAGCAACAGATCCGGTACTGCCGGTTCCGCCTCCCAGCGGCGGCGCGGCAACGCCCGCAAGCGCGCCAGCAGCTCATCCACCGAAAAGGGTTTCACCAGATAGTCGTCCACGCCCGCATCGAGCGCTTGAACGCGATCGCTCACATCGTCGTGGCCGGTGAGCATCGGCACGGGCAAGCTGATCCCGGCATCCCCCATCCGCTGGCACAGCTCAGGCCCGCTGCCATCGGCCAGGTTCCAATCCAGCACCAACAAATCGGGTGGACTGGGCTGGTCGAGCTGATCCCAAGCACCGGCCGCATCAGCTGCGGTGCTCTCCTGGTAGCTCTCGGCCTACAGCGCCTCCTTCAAACACGTGCGCAGACGCGGCTCATCATTCACCAGCATCACCTGGATCGGAGGATCAGAGGCCGTCGTGCTGAGCACCCTTCAGAACCAAAGGTTCACCCTAAAAGTAATGGGATGGACTGCAAAAAGAACCGTTAGACTAGTGCTGGAATTGGTTCTGTGAAACCGTGTCCACCGCCTGGACCCCTGGAGCCATCGCTGAGCTCCGTACGAAACTCAACCTGCCCTTCGTGCGCGCCGATGCCCAGGGCCTGGTGGTGGAGTTCAATCCCCGCTTCAGTGAGGTGTACGGCTGGGACGCAAGCCTGATCGGCCAATCCATCGGCGAAATCCTGCCGGCAGAGTTCCGGGAACTCCATCATAGCGGCTTCGCGCGCTTTCAGCTTACCGAAACCTCGAAGGTGGTCAACCACCCCCTCACTCTGGCCACGATCTGCAACGACGGCACCGTGATCAGCAGCGAGCACTATATTGTTGCTGAGAAATCCAATGACTCCGTCTGGAGTTTTGCCGCTACGTTGCGCCCCCTCGAAGGACCCCACGCTCAACCCCAGTAGGCCTGCGTTTCGCCCCTGACCCCGCATCCCGCTGCAGAGAACCCCGATCCAGGGGCGCTCCTGGATCAACTCCGCCAGTCACTTGGACTGTTGCAGGTTGCCTTTGATGCCTCGGAGCAGCCGATGCTGATTCTCGATGCAGCCAACAAAGTGCGTTGGGGTAACCAAGCAGCTGCGGATGCCTGGACCAGCGGCCTGCCCATCCTGCTCCCCAGCAAGACTTTGACTGATCTCGTGCAGCTGGCCACACCAGCCGGCCATCCGATCAGCGAAAACGAACC
Proteins encoded:
- a CDS encoding ABC transporter transmembrane domain-containing protein translates to MGVVADWPPFNELPPKHQAELAEALRPLKLRPGQKLYDHGNLPPGVALVVKGQLRLLARDEHGEPFTLQRVGPTGMVGERALLRGETGFALQAALPTKLWLMPAGAFLGACEALPQPCPALASPSLEELYAVIAASGCANLPLRQSLRDWASNQLHDSRSEQQVQLLAPGSHSLGIDAGTWLVSSTNFEGLEPGAEISGPLELFVRGKLPGRLVAQPTGWPPTRMPAVMVVGGDSLPDDEVLEPEWLESPGALVPAQTDALEDWYGRLSDDGSFPHVTGQGPIDEPMACLRMLARFFDLPFRKDVLRRILADQLQREGEAGIGLLQLAAVSELMGLRASILEVSESQLQRLPTPVVVMQEGHPLVIWQVDVEDALCSDPCAVQERRGLESLIGFGDQGKLQVLTLERSASSPTARFGLGWFLPALMQHRNILILVLIASFFVQLFALLNPLLIQQIIDAVITQGNLSSLNVLGTLLVGMAVAQAVLGALRTYLFSDTTNRIDITLGATIIDHLLRLPLGYFARRPVGEVSSRINELEKIRRFLTGTALTVMLDALFAIIYIAVMMLYSISLTFWALAVVPFFVALTAAAAPIIRAQLRAQAEANARVQSHLVETLSGMETVKGQGMELHSRWRWQQLYGGQIQAGFRNTLTSTAAGSASKFLEQLSGLLVLWIGASLVLKGELTLGQLIAFRILAGYVTSPLLRLATLWQSFQETSLSLERLSDIVDHPEEIEIAGEQLPPLPPVHGNIRYESVNFRFGNQGPLQLLNVNFEIPAGSFVGIVGTSGSGKSTLLKLLTRLYDPIDGTIRIDGYDISKVDLYSLRAQIGVVPQDSLLFDGSVLANLALTRPDSSFEDICRAAQVACAHDFIQAMPAGYSSSVGERGAGLSGGQRQRIAIARMVLKRPRLLILDEATSALDVQTEKLVTRNLMQAYRGSTVLFITHRLGALRHADQILVMDQGALVEQGNHDELMARNGRYALLYNQQEAALV
- a CDS encoding peptidylprolyl isomerase → MGDVSGGELARWGLLEQVERERCIDELLRDCPLPEPERLLLLRQNLERQLGLKELEPRQAWLDRYGLVDSDLDLMAARSWQWLKWCRERWGADLQTIFLKRKSEFDRVTYSMLRLLDGELASELHLQIKEGEASFSKLASQFSGGPEKLSGGVLGPVPLSQLHPALAKLLQVSRPGQIWPPKQLEGWWVVVRLEILQAATLDSPLQERLLLDEGDLYLRERLRQPPQSQVHSLC
- a CDS encoding PAS domain-containing protein; translated protein: MSTAWTPGAIAELRTKLNLPFVRADAQGLVVEFNPRFSEVYGWDASLIGQSIGEILPAEFRELHHSGFARFQLTETSKVVNHPLTLATICNDGTVISSEHYIVAEKSNDSVWSFAATLRPLEGPHAQPQ